A section of the Spirosoma pollinicola genome encodes:
- the cas1b gene encoding type I-B CRISPR-associated endonuclease Cas1b encodes MKKPHYLFSSGRLRRQHNTLALERATGERSPDDDPTDEGLPSVTPDGKNHPFPVETVDSLYIFGEVDINTKLITFLGQQGIPAFFYDYYGYYTATLYPRESQLSGRLRVDQARHYLSPKRRLVLARAFVESALFNIERVIKYYQPRLSGDEQLTVQKALLDLKRDRDALPLTVDIPTLMAVEGRIRDRYYRLWPYFLGTDVVARFPFNKRERRPPSNELNALISFGNSLCYTTVLRQIYRTALDPTVAFLHEPGDRRFSLALDLAEVFKPLLVDRMIFRLLKTAELTPKHFEKHLGGCYLSEAGRKIVVGHWDERLSQTVQHRTMNKRVSYERLIRLECYKLVRHLCDPVGEAYQGFHMWW; translated from the coding sequence ATGAAAAAGCCTCACTATTTGTTTTCGAGTGGCCGACTGCGCCGACAACATAACACGCTGGCCCTCGAACGAGCGACCGGTGAGCGAAGTCCCGACGATGATCCCACCGATGAGGGCCTTCCGTCGGTGACACCTGATGGCAAGAATCACCCGTTTCCCGTCGAGACGGTGGATAGTCTGTACATCTTTGGTGAGGTCGATATTAATACCAAGCTCATTACGTTTTTAGGCCAGCAGGGTATACCGGCTTTTTTCTACGACTACTACGGCTATTACACGGCCACGCTTTATCCACGGGAAAGTCAACTGTCGGGGCGGTTACGGGTCGATCAGGCACGACATTACCTAAGTCCGAAACGACGGTTGGTATTGGCGCGGGCCTTTGTCGAATCGGCGTTGTTCAACATTGAGCGGGTAATCAAATATTATCAACCCCGGCTGAGTGGCGACGAGCAGCTAACGGTTCAAAAAGCGTTGCTCGACCTTAAACGGGACCGGGATGCTTTACCCCTGACGGTAGATATTCCGACGTTAATGGCGGTTGAAGGACGTATACGGGATCGGTACTATCGGTTGTGGCCTTATTTCCTGGGGACCGATGTCGTGGCTCGTTTTCCTTTCAACAAGCGTGAACGTCGGCCACCATCCAACGAGTTGAACGCCCTAATTTCCTTTGGTAACTCGCTCTGTTACACAACCGTGCTGCGTCAGATTTACCGAACGGCTCTTGATCCGACGGTTGCGTTTCTGCACGAACCCGGTGACCGACGGTTTTCGCTCGCCCTTGATCTGGCTGAAGTGTTTAAACCGTTGCTGGTGGATCGAATGATTTTTCGGCTATTAAAAACTGCTGAATTGACCCCTAAACATTTTGAGAAGCATCTGGGTGGCTGTTACTTATCGGAGGCTGGTCGCAAGATTGTTGTGGGGCACTGGGACGAGCGACTCAGCCAGACGGTACAACACCGAACGATGAATAAGCGGGTTTCTTATGAGCGGCTAATCCGGTTGGAGTGCTACAAACTGGTACGTCACCTTTGCGATCCAGTGGGTGAAGCTTACCAAGGTTTTCACATGTGGTGGTAA
- the cas2 gene encoding CRISPR-associated endonuclease Cas2 → MPFCIAVYDVNQKRTGKMLKLFRRYLTWVQNSVFEGDLTPAQLKHLQQEADVLLQDNDGVVFYQLRDERYVERIALGVDITNRSRFL, encoded by the coding sequence ATGCCTTTTTGTATTGCAGTATATGATGTGAACCAGAAACGGACGGGCAAAATGCTCAAGCTCTTTCGGCGGTATCTGACTTGGGTACAAAACTCCGTTTTCGAGGGTGACTTAACTCCTGCTCAACTGAAGCATTTGCAACAGGAAGCCGATGTGCTTTTACAAGACAATGATGGGGTCGTCTTTTATCAGCTTCGCGACGAGCGTTACGTGGAGCGAATTGCTTTAGGCGTTGATATTACGAACCGAAGTCGGTTTTTATAA
- a CDS encoding cold-shock protein has product MPTGSVKFFNESKGFGFIKPDDGGEDVFVHISATSEELRENDKVTYNVEQGKKGLNAVNVKRT; this is encoded by the coding sequence ATGCCAACAGGGAGTGTCAAATTTTTCAATGAGAGTAAAGGCTTCGGCTTTATTAAACCCGACGACGGGGGTGAGGATGTGTTTGTGCACATTTCAGCGACCAGCGAAGAACTTCGGGAAAACGACAAAGTAACCTACAATGTCGAGCAGGGTAAGAAGGGCTTGAATGCGGTCAACGTCAAACGCACCTAA